The region CATAATCATTAATGCTGATATCGAGAGAATCGAGGCAAACGCCAGGGAGTTCATACGCCAGTTGGTCACGGGCTTTGTGGGCAGGGGTCAGAGAAACCTGAACGGACGCTCCGACAGCTTTGGAGAGATCCCTTACCATGACCTCTCTGACAGCTTCGTATGAGGGGAAAATGCTTTGGTTGAATGAGTTTAGATAGAGCTTGAATGATTTCGATTCGACAATGTGTGGTGAAGCGCAGGGGAAAGTGAAGACGGCGATGGCGATCTCAGGCTTTCCCTTGGGTCCAAGCCAGGAGAGTTCCATTCCGTTCCATATATCGAAGCCGTCAAAAGGCAAATTAGCGTCCTGCAGGCCGATTAAATCGCGCGCCAGCTTTCTCTCAACAGGGAACAGAAGCTCAGGGCAATACTCTTCCACATAATCGGTTTTTTTTCCCAAAGGGGCGGTTTTCAATCCGTGATCCATGGCTACCTCAACTAGAGCGGTTTTGATGAAGGTTGAAGAACAAAAAAACGAGCCGGATGATTATACCGACGG is a window of Estrella lausannensis DNA encoding:
- the queF gene encoding NADPH-dependent 7-cyano-7-deazaguanine reductase QueF (Catalyzes the NADPH-dependent reduction of 7-cyano-7-deazaguanine (preQ0) to 7-aminomethyl-7-deazaguanine (preQ1) in queuosine biosynthesis) codes for the protein MDHGLKTAPLGKKTDYVEEYCPELLFPVERKLARDLIGLQDANLPFDGFDIWNGMELSWLGPKGKPEIAIAVFTFPCASPHIVESKSFKLYLNSFNQSIFPSYEAVREVMVRDLSKAVGASVQVSLTPAHKARDQLAYELPGVCLDSLDISINDYEFNPNHLKAEGAHIDETVHSHLLKSNCLATGQPDWGSLLIRYKGPKIDHEGLLKYIISFRRHSGFAEHCVERVFFDIQERCRPDSLTVYARYTRRGGLDINPFRSNFETEADNARQIRQ